The stretch of DNA TGCGTGTTGGACTGACCGGAATTGTGCTGGCCACATTTCTGGGCTTCATGATTGGCATCTCCAGACTGTCCAGCAACTGGCTGGTCAACCGTCTGGCCTTTTTTTATGTGGAGTTCTTTCGCAACACCCCTCTGCTGGTGCAAATCTTTTTCTTTTACATCGCTGTGGTGCTGCAACTGCCTGCAGCCAAACAGGGCTACAACATTGATGGGTGGTTTTACCTCAGCAATGCAGGCATGACCATTCCAGGTCTCATTCCCAACGGAAACAGCTGGACTTATGTGTTGCTGCTCATTGCCAGTGTGGTGGGCAGTGTTTTTCTCACCAGAGCCATCAAGAACAACCTGATCGGCTTTCTGCTTCCACTGGTTGTGGCCATTGCAGGCTGGACCATTTTGAAACCTTTCGGGATCGACCATCCGGTGCTCGGAAACTTCAGGGTCACGGGAGGCAGCACCCTCAGTGCGGAATTCACAGCACTGCTGGTGGCCCTGGTGCTCTACACCTCGGCTTTTACGGGTGAGATTGTGCGTGGGGCCATTCAGGCCATAGACAAAGGCCAGTGGGAAGCCGCACGCAGCCTCGGGCTAAATTATGGGCAGACTTTGCAACTGGTCATCGTTCCGCAGGCCCTCAGGATCCTGATTCCCCCCATGGGCAACCAGTACCTGAACCTGATCAAAAATTCTTCACTGGCGGTTGCCATTGCCTATCCTGATGTGTTCAACGTGGCCAGCACGGCAGGCAACCAGTCGGGCAACAACCTGCAGGCCATGACCATCATTTTGCTGGTCTACCTGACCATCAGCCTGATCATCTCCTTCCTGATCAACCTGTACAACCGCAGTTTCAACATCCAGGGAGCGAGGTGACCCATGAAAAGCGCCACCGAAATGCCCACCCCGGCTCCGAGCAAACCTGACCCACTGCGCTGGGTCAAAGAAAACCTCTTCAATGGCATCTGGAACAGCCTGCTGACCATCATC from Deinococcus roseus encodes:
- a CDS encoding amino acid ABC transporter permease; translated protein: MEKIPFYRDTRYISILLQVIFLVLVVGALVWLGLNMLHSLEKQNLSFSFSFLTGSAGFQISEGPLFDPAESYLKAFWVGIVNTLRVGLTGIVLATFLGFMIGISRLSSNWLVNRLAFFYVEFFRNTPLLVQIFFFYIAVVLQLPAAKQGYNIDGWFYLSNAGMTIPGLIPNGNSWTYVLLLIASVVGSVFLTRAIKNNLIGFLLPLVVAIAGWTILKPFGIDHPVLGNFRVTGGSTLSAEFTALLVALVLYTSAFTGEIVRGAIQAIDKGQWEAARSLGLNYGQTLQLVIVPQALRILIPPMGNQYLNLIKNSSLAVAIAYPDVFNVASTAGNQSGNNLQAMTIILLVYLTISLIISFLINLYNRSFNIQGAR